In one window of Paraflavitalea soli DNA:
- a CDS encoding helix-turn-helix domain-containing protein, producing MRSNVSIPTYSLRERSSCGVEILRADHTNAGEPTAHAAHRDEHYVLIFQEKGRSHIMVDFEQIVVQDAAILSILPGQVHQSLAAEKDTIAWFIALDVSWMDETFRAVFQNAPRQRDPIGITPTDILQLQVCITALQQVYESNADTPFHEHTLRSLTAACISLFAAAYQEPVQAGDRKDARKEIITRQFRSLLQQQFKTMKSPSQYAAALNISPAWLNEVVKEATGFPVSHWIHQEIILEARRMLYYTDNTVKEIAHLLGYEDHTYFTRLFSKLTGLSPVQFRQKYRK from the coding sequence GTGAGATCAAATGTTTCCATACCTACTTATTCCCTTCGTGAAAGAAGCAGTTGCGGGGTTGAAATACTCCGGGCCGATCATACCAACGCCGGTGAACCAACTGCACACGCTGCCCACCGTGATGAACATTATGTATTGATCTTCCAGGAAAAAGGACGCAGCCATATCATGGTAGACTTTGAGCAGATCGTTGTACAAGACGCTGCCATATTAAGCATCCTTCCCGGCCAGGTACATCAATCACTCGCTGCTGAAAAAGATACCATCGCCTGGTTTATAGCCCTCGACGTTTCCTGGATGGATGAAACCTTCCGCGCTGTATTTCAAAACGCCCCGCGTCAACGCGATCCTATCGGCATCACTCCCACCGACATCTTACAACTACAGGTCTGCATCACGGCGCTCCAGCAGGTATACGAGAGCAATGCCGATACGCCTTTCCATGAACATACGCTGCGGTCGCTCACAGCTGCGTGCATCAGCCTGTTTGCCGCCGCCTACCAGGAACCGGTGCAAGCCGGCGACCGGAAGGATGCGCGAAAAGAGATCATCACGCGGCAATTCCGGAGCCTGCTTCAGCAGCAATTCAAAACCATGAAAAGTCCTTCGCAGTATGCAGCGGCGCTCAATATATCGCCGGCCTGGCTCAATGAAGTGGTGAAAGAGGCCACCGGCTTTCCGGTGAGCCACTGGATCCACCAGGAGATCATACTGGAGGCCAGGCGAATGCTCTATTATACCGACAATACGGTGAAGGAAATTGCGCATTTGCTGGGCTATGAGGATCATACCTATTTTACCCGTCTTTTCAGCAAGCTAACCGGGCTCTCGCCGGTACAATTCAGGCAGAAATACCGCAAATAG
- a CDS encoding winged helix-turn-helix transcriptional regulator has product MSTFEKELKNVKSCSSEFILAVNDTLNVLNGKWKLPIIGTLLFGKKRFREMERCIPNITARMLSKELKELELNGMVKRTVYDTIPVCIEYELTKSGKSLTLVLDSMAVWGLRHRKIAMTSEKA; this is encoded by the coding sequence ATGTCGACATTTGAGAAAGAGTTAAAAAATGTTAAAAGCTGCTCATCAGAATTCATCCTGGCAGTGAACGACACCCTCAATGTATTGAATGGCAAATGGAAACTGCCGATTATCGGAACTTTATTATTTGGTAAGAAACGTTTCCGGGAAATGGAGCGCTGCATACCCAATATTACTGCCCGCATGCTGTCGAAAGAGCTTAAAGAACTGGAATTGAATGGCATGGTAAAACGTACGGTATATGATACCATTCCGGTTTGTATAGAATATGAGCTTACGAAATCAGGCAAGTCCCTGACGCTTGTATTGGACAGTATGGCGGTGTGGGGATTGCGGCATAGAAAGATCGCTATGACCAGCGAAAAAGCATAG
- a CDS encoding YceI family protein, producing the protein MFKAITAITAIALLSFTLPFAASWKADNVHSRFGFSVTHMGIATFNGSFKDYKLTLNNPGADFTDATVELTAEIKSINTDNSMRDEHLQSADFFDAAKYPQLTFKSTSFKKTGAKTYKVTGDLTLHGVTKKVELDAIHVGNAVNPQSKKDMAGFKVTGVIKRSDFGIATGFPTAALGDEVTITGDFEFIKD; encoded by the coding sequence ATGTTCAAAGCAATTACTGCGATTACAGCAATCGCGCTGTTATCATTCACTTTACCATTTGCCGCTTCCTGGAAAGCCGACAATGTGCATTCAAGATTTGGATTCAGTGTTACCCACATGGGCATTGCTACCTTCAATGGCAGCTTCAAAGATTACAAATTAACACTCAACAACCCCGGTGCTGATTTTACTGATGCAACCGTTGAATTGACTGCTGAAATAAAGAGCATCAATACCGACAACTCCATGCGTGACGAGCACCTGCAGAGCGCCGATTTCTTTGATGCCGCCAAATACCCCCAACTCACATTCAAGAGCACTTCCTTCAAAAAGACAGGCGCTAAGACCTACAAAGTGACTGGTGATCTTACCCTGCATGGCGTAACCAAGAAAGTGGAACTGGATGCTATTCATGTTGGCAATGCCGTTAATCCTCAAAGCAAGAAGGATATGGCTGGTTTTAAAGTAACCGGCGTTATCAAACGTTCAGATTTCGGTATCGCTACCGGCTTCCCTACAGCTGCATTAGGTGACGAAGTAACCATCACTGGTGATTTTGAATTCATTAAAGACTAA
- a CDS encoding YceI family protein, which produces MKKVVLSFATLLALTAVFAFSIASSWDIKKDYSIKFSGEDASGIFKTFTGSIVFDEKNLATSKFSVNIDVASINTGNGMQNKHAKGEEWFDATKYPQIVFNSSRITKTATGWQTTGTLEIRGVKKEVTIPFAFVPKGNEAVFSGTFNVNRSDYGVGKPATGAAAVIKIEVYVPVTKK; this is translated from the coding sequence ATGAAAAAAGTCGTTTTATCTTTTGCAACACTGCTGGCCCTTACAGCAGTGTTTGCCTTCTCAATAGCCAGCAGTTGGGATATCAAAAAAGACTACAGCATTAAGTTCTCTGGTGAAGATGCTTCCGGCATTTTCAAGACCTTTACCGGTAGCATCGTTTTTGATGAAAAGAACCTGGCTACTTCTAAGTTTTCTGTAAATATTGATGTAGCATCGATCAACACCGGTAATGGTATGCAGAATAAGCACGCCAAAGGCGAAGAATGGTTTGATGCGACGAAATATCCGCAGATCGTATTCAACTCCTCCAGGATCACCAAAACGGCCACTGGCTGGCAAACCACCGGCACATTGGAAATACGCGGTGTGAAAAAAGAAGTGACCATTCCTTTTGCTTTTGTGCCTAAGGGCAATGAGGCAGTATTCTCCGGAACCTTCAATGTGAACAGGAGCGATTATGGTGTTGGAAAACCCGCTACAGGAGCAGCAGCAGTGATAAAGATTGAAGTGTACGTGCCTGTTACTAAAAAATAA
- a CDS encoding FdhF/YdeP family oxidoreductase has product MKTSAAGTPAVLHALQHVFGEAGLFRGLKALGKLNQKGGFDCPSCAWPDPDDERSGIAEYCENGAKAVADEATAKKLTPEFFAQHAVDELAGLTDFEIGRKGRIAQPMYLPKGATHYQPITWDAAFEKIAATLNKLDSPNEAIFYTSGRTSNEAAFLYQLFVRAYGTNNLPDCSNMCHESSGVALGESLGIGKGSVKLEDLYEAEVIMILGQNPGTNHPRMLTALQKAKANGALIISINPLPEAGLMGFNNPQQLKGLLNIGTPLTDVFLPVKINGDMALLQALEKLLLQAEEQEPGTVLDHAFIEANTLGYAELRQHLQQQNMDELVQACGIDLVQLQETATLLKNKKKIIACWAMGLTQHKNAVDTIKEVVNLLLLKGSIGKKGAGTCPVRGHSNVQGDRTMGIYEQPSARFLKSISDNFGFTPPQAHGWDVVDAIKAMHNGQGKVFFAMGGNFLSATPDTQYTAAALSKCLLTVHVSTKLNRSHLVHGEEALILPCLGRSDKDTQHGEDQFVSCENSMGVVQSSKGILAPVSDELLSEPAIVCRLAKATLGDRSTVNWDKYLEHYDHIRDDIEKTIPGFEQYNERVRIPGGFYLPNCNREGNFDTASRKAQFNIASPALLVLGKEELLMMTIRSHDQFNTTIYGLDDRYRGIYQERRVIMMNQGDMTARGLNKGDVVDLFNYHDGVERAAHQFIVVPYAIPAGCTATYFPEANVLVPINSVADKSNTPTSKHVVILVKKSKAAHA; this is encoded by the coding sequence GTGAAAACAAGTGCTGCAGGTACACCTGCTGTGTTACACGCCTTGCAACATGTATTCGGCGAAGCCGGCCTGTTCAGGGGTTTGAAGGCGTTGGGAAAACTGAATCAGAAAGGTGGCTTTGACTGCCCCAGTTGTGCCTGGCCCGATCCGGATGATGAGCGCAGCGGTATAGCAGAATACTGTGAGAACGGCGCCAAGGCGGTGGCCGATGAAGCGACGGCTAAAAAATTAACCCCTGAATTCTTTGCACAACATGCTGTAGATGAACTGGCGGGCCTCACGGATTTTGAGATCGGGCGCAAAGGACGCATCGCCCAACCCATGTATCTTCCCAAAGGGGCTACGCATTACCAGCCCATCACCTGGGATGCTGCTTTTGAGAAGATCGCTGCTACACTTAATAAACTGGACTCGCCCAATGAAGCTATTTTCTATACTTCCGGACGCACGAGCAATGAAGCGGCTTTTCTTTACCAGTTGTTTGTACGGGCATACGGCACGAATAACCTGCCGGATTGCAGCAATATGTGTCATGAAAGCAGTGGCGTAGCACTGGGAGAATCGCTGGGCATTGGTAAAGGATCGGTGAAGCTGGAAGACCTATATGAAGCAGAAGTGATCATGATACTGGGGCAAAACCCCGGCACCAATCACCCACGGATGTTGACGGCCCTGCAGAAAGCAAAGGCCAATGGTGCACTTATCATATCGATCAATCCATTGCCCGAAGCGGGATTGATGGGCTTCAATAACCCTCAACAACTGAAAGGTTTGTTGAACATAGGCACACCACTCACCGATGTGTTCCTGCCGGTGAAGATCAATGGGGATATGGCCTTGCTGCAAGCACTGGAGAAATTATTGCTGCAGGCTGAAGAACAGGAACCCGGGACGGTGCTGGACCATGCTTTTATCGAAGCCAATACACTGGGCTATGCCGAACTTAGGCAACACCTGCAGCAGCAAAACATGGATGAACTGGTGCAGGCCTGTGGTATTGACCTGGTGCAGCTACAGGAAACAGCCACCTTGCTGAAAAATAAAAAGAAGATCATTGCCTGCTGGGCCATGGGGCTCACGCAACACAAGAATGCGGTAGATACTATTAAGGAGGTCGTCAATTTATTATTGCTAAAAGGCAGTATCGGCAAAAAAGGAGCCGGTACCTGCCCGGTACGTGGCCATAGCAATGTGCAGGGCGACAGAACGATGGGCATCTATGAGCAACCTTCTGCCCGCTTCCTGAAGTCTATCAGTGATAACTTTGGTTTTACCCCACCGCAAGCGCACGGCTGGGATGTGGTGGATGCTATCAAAGCCATGCACAATGGCCAGGGGAAAGTATTCTTTGCGATGGGTGGTAATTTCCTGTCCGCTACACCCGATACCCAGTATACCGCAGCGGCGTTGAGTAAGTGTTTACTCACGGTTCATGTATCCACCAAACTAAACCGGAGCCACCTGGTGCATGGCGAAGAAGCGCTGATACTACCCTGCCTGGGACGCAGTGATAAGGATACGCAACACGGGGAAGACCAGTTTGTAAGTTGTGAGAATTCTATGGGAGTAGTACAATCATCCAAAGGCATCCTGGCGCCTGTATCGGATGAATTGCTGAGTGAACCGGCCATCGTATGCCGGCTGGCCAAAGCCACGCTGGGCGATCGCAGTACGGTGAACTGGGATAAGTACCTGGAGCATTATGATCATATACGGGATGATATTGAAAAGACGATCCCGGGGTTTGAGCAATACAATGAACGGGTGCGTATACCGGGTGGATTTTACCTGCCCAATTGCAACCGGGAAGGAAATTTTGATACGGCCAGCCGCAAAGCACAATTTAATATAGCCTCACCTGCCTTACTGGTATTGGGCAAGGAAGAATTGCTGATGATGACGATCCGGAGTCATGATCAATTCAATACGACTATTTATGGCCTGGATGATCGCTACCGTGGCATTTATCAGGAACGCCGGGTGATCATGATGAACCAGGGAGATATGACGGCACGGGGCCTGAACAAGGGTGATGTGGTAGACCTGTTCAACTACCATGACGGTGTGGAAAGAGCAGCGCACCAATTCATCGTAGTGCCTTATGCTATTCCGGCGGGTTGTACGGCCACTTATTTTCCGGAAGCCAATGTGCTGGTGCCGATCAACAGTGTGGCGGATAAAAGCAATACGCCTACTTCCAAGCACGTGGTGATATTAGTAAAAAAAAGTAAGGCTGCCCATGCATGA
- the fdhD gene encoding formate dehydrogenase accessory sulfurtransferase FdhD — MEINAVSTFTIQKVQAGQVSISDDVLAIEEPLEIQLLYGQERIQRSVSVTMRTPGNDGELAAGFLFTEGIIQHQQQIDYISPTFPGMNTMRVTLHPEVMPRLQQADRNFYTTSSCGVCGKASIDAIKTVSIFRDEADSLLIPSEVLHGLPARLLNEQAVFGSTGGLHAAALFTNNGDLLMLREDVGRHNALDKLIGTALLQDQLPLHNVVLLLSGRASFELIQKAAMAGIKVVAAVGAPSSLAVELAQENDITLVGFLRNQRFNIYSGGKRVQHG; from the coding sequence ATGGAAATCAATGCAGTAAGCACCTTCACCATTCAGAAAGTGCAGGCAGGGCAGGTATCAATATCGGATGATGTACTGGCCATTGAAGAGCCGCTGGAGATACAATTACTGTATGGACAGGAGCGTATACAAAGGAGCGTATCCGTTACCATGCGTACGCCGGGCAACGACGGAGAACTGGCCGCCGGCTTCCTGTTTACCGAAGGGATCATCCAACACCAACAGCAAATTGATTATATCTCTCCCACGTTTCCGGGGATGAACACCATGCGTGTAACCCTTCACCCGGAGGTAATGCCACGACTGCAACAGGCGGACCGGAACTTCTATACCACTTCCAGTTGCGGGGTATGTGGCAAGGCCAGTATCGACGCCATCAAAACTGTCTCCATTTTCAGGGACGAAGCAGATAGTCTGCTTATACCATCGGAAGTATTACATGGATTACCTGCCCGCTTATTAAATGAGCAGGCGGTGTTTGGCAGTACGGGCGGTCTGCATGCAGCAGCCTTGTTTACGAATAATGGTGATCTGCTTATGCTACGGGAAGATGTAGGCCGGCACAATGCGCTGGATAAATTGATTGGTACGGCTTTGCTGCAGGACCAATTGCCGCTGCACAATGTAGTGCTGCTCTTAAGCGGACGGGCCAGTTTTGAGTTGATACAAAAAGCTGCGATGGCTGGTATAAAAGTAGTGGCGGCTGTGGGCGCCCCCTCCAGCCTGGCAGTGGAACTGGCGCAGGAAAATGATATTACGCTGGTGGGATTCTTGCGCAACCAACGTTTTAATATTTATAGTGGCGGTAAACGTGTACAACATGGATAA